GGAGAGATTAATTGTCCCACAAAAGCCCAAATTATACTTCTAGTCACATCTAACCCAGTTTTTAGCTTTGATTCGTGATTACCGGGGACACCAATTTCTCGGACTGCATCGAGTTCTACTGCTATACCGTGGGATTGCAAGTGAATTTCTGCTAACCATTTAGCCCGGGGTAAATGAGTAGTAGAGGTGACAACTTTGACTTTATGTACTCGCCATTGTTTTAAAATTGGCACAGCAAAGAAAAAATTGTCGAAGGTAGAATCGGCACAGTTTTCTAACCAGACATTAGTTTTTGGTGCTTTTGCCCGTTCAAATAGTAAGAAAATACAGGGGTCTTGCGAGCCCTGGGAAATCAAAATCGGTATATTGGGGTATTGCTGGGCTAGATTGGCTACATAAATTTCTCGACGAATGCTGCCCCCCAACAGTAAGATGGCATCAACGGGTTTTTGTTGATTAATTGGCCAGCGGACGGCTAAATTAATCACTAAATTAAGGATAATAAACCCAAAAACCAGAATCAGAGTTAGTTTTAACCATCTTTGCCCATGCCAGTGTTTACGGGCAACATTTTTCAGTTTTTTCGCCATTGTTTAGAGACGATGTAACAATTGTGCTTTGATAATTTTTTCTGCGGGGTTGAGTTTCACCAATTGTGAACCTGTGCCGTCTTTACCCGTAACCGTCACAGTTTCTACCTCTAAGGGTAGTTTTCGCTTCTGATCGGTACTTAATAACACTATACTCCCCGCCCGCGCCGCTACCATGGCCGCTAAACTATCCTGTTTGTTAACAAATTGTAAAGCAGGTGAACCAAGATCGCCTAATTGTGATAGACGTAAATTCTCGATCGCCAGTCTTTTCGCGTAACCTAATCCCGAAATCAGCAGCAGATTTTCCCGATGGGGGAGAGAAACACAGCCGGCTAGATGTTCTCCGTAGCGCAATCGCAAAATTCCTACACCCTGAGCGGATTTACCCATCATTGGCAATAATTCCTCGCGCACGGGATAACGCAACATCCGACCGCTACTGGTGGCGATCGCTAAGTCCAAGCCCTCCTGAGTAAAAATAGCAGCATATAGGCGATCGTCTTCTTTCAATTTCATCAGGGACAAACCCCGACTACCAACCCCCTCTAATTCATTGATGGGAAGTCGCTTTATTCGCCCCTGTTGACTCAGTAAAAGCAATTCTTGATTTTTTTGAGGTTCTGTCAAGAAAAATTGATTTAACACGGCTTCTGACTCTTTTTGAGCGGTTTTGGTCAGCAGACTGGAGATTAATACCGGTTGATTGTCTTTTGGGGGAACTTCCCGGATAGCAATCGGGTAAGCTTTGGCATTATCGAGGATAACTAGGAAATTTTCCCGTTTTTCGATCGCCTGTTGATAGATAATTAAACCCCGCTCCGGCACTCGCTCTTCCGCTGTCGTCCAACTAATTTTATCTTCGGCATCAAGCAATAAAATCGCATTTTCTGGGGGTTCTTGGGGCGTAAATAGGCTTAAACTCGGTGCATTCTCACTCTCAGACTTTTTCTTAACTTTATTCTCCTGTTTTTTAACTTCTGCCTTCAAAGAGGGTGTGGGGTGTGGGGTGTGGGGTGTAGGGTGTGGGGTGTGGGGTGTGGGGTGTGGGGTGTGGGGTGTGGGGAAGGAAACCTCTTTCATCTGTGGGGGTGAAAATTTTTTCATCGGGACTGTCTCCTGTTTTTTAACAGCAGAATCCAATTTCTTCCCTGCTGTCTCCTGTCTCCTGTCCCCCGACTTGCCAGGGCGAATTTTTGTCCGTCTGCTATCGGCGAATTTTTTCTTTAAAGAGCGCAATTCTTTTTTCAGAGACTTGAGAAACTCCTGACGGTTATGGAGGAGAGTTTCCAGCTGTTGAATTTTTGTTTGTAATTCCGTCGCTTCCGTCTCTAATTTTTGTCTTTCCAAACCGGTTAAACGACGTAGGGGCATAGCCAAGATAGAATCAGCTTGAGGGTCACTAATGCCCAATTCTGCCTGAAAACGATACTTAGCCGTCGTCCCATCGGG
This Microcystis wesenbergii NRERC-220 DNA region includes the following protein-coding sequences:
- a CDS encoding YdcF family protein, which produces MAKKLKNVARKHWHGQRWLKLTLILVFGFIILNLVINLAVRWPINQQKPVDAILLLGGSIRREIYVANLAQQYPNIPILISQGSQDPCIFLLFERAKAPKTNVWLENCADSTFDNFFFAVPILKQWRVHKVKVVTSTTHLPRAKWLAEIHLQSHGIAVELDAVREIGVPGNHESKLKTGLDVTRSIIWAFVGQLISPPCGQVIPLNSVDLETWQHEGFQCEYQGKIW
- a CDS encoding DNA gyrase/topoisomerase IV subunit A; the encoded protein is MAKQLDFLASGQIIPTALHQEMERSYLEYAMSVIVGRALPDVRDGLKPVHRRILYAMHELGLTPDRPFRKCARVVGDVLGKYHPHGDQSVYEALVRMVQDFSSRYPLLSGHGNFGSIDNDPPAAMRYTETRLAGIGDQAVLGGISEAIVNFSSNFDNSQQEPVVLPAQLPILILNGCSGIAVGMATNIPPHNLGEVVEGLIALIDNPDLSEEKLVEIIPGPDFPTGGEILDDTGIREAYRTGRGIIPVRGVAKTETIIIEGKRRRERTAIVVTELPFQVNKAAWIEKIAELVNLGKLEGIADIRDESNREGIRVVIELKRESQPQQVLAALYQQTALQTNFGAIILALVDNQPRQLSLKQVLQEFLRFRETTLTRQYGDELQQASDRLHLVEGLLLALQNIDRVVDILKNAPDGTTAKYRFQAELGISDPQADSILAMPLRRLTGLERQKLETEATELQTKIQQLETLLHNRQEFLKSLKKELRSLKKKFADSRRTKIRPGKSGDRRQETAGKKLDSAVKKQETVPMKKFSPPQMKEVSFPTPHTPHPTPHTPHPTPHTPHPTPSLKAEVKKQENKVKKKSESENAPSLSLFTPQEPPENAILLLDAEDKISWTTAEERVPERGLIIYQQAIEKRENFLVILDNAKAYPIAIREVPPKDNQPVLISSLLTKTAQKESEAVLNQFFLTEPQKNQELLLLSQQGRIKRLPINELEGVGSRGLSLMKLKEDDRLYAAIFTQEGLDLAIATSSGRMLRYPVREELLPMMGKSAQGVGILRLRYGEHLAGCVSLPHRENLLLISGLGYAKRLAIENLRLSQLGDLGSPALQFVNKQDSLAAMVAARAGSIVLLSTDQKRKLPLEVETVTVTGKDGTGSQLVKLNPAEKIIKAQLLHRL